Proteins from one Microbacterium proteolyticum genomic window:
- a CDS encoding squalene cyclase, with protein MASDDGVLDWLHDSDPALQWKVERDLLDAPAAVWEATRARVAREGFGAQLLARQDPDGQWAGGAHFPADFDGNDPQPWTATSWSLMALREWGVDATALRPDTAGLLERHARWEYEDLPFWDGEVDACINSFTLASGAWLGADVSGIRDWFVEHRLPDGGWNCEWVEGSTRSSFHSTLNSVIGILDDEWRTGGTPALHDARRGAEEYLLERRLLFRLSTGEKHRWADHLGYPFRFRYSALRALDHFRAAALHDGTAPDPRLAEAIERVRATRDPDGTWHQAYPLEGHEWFAVDVPAGEPSRWLTFFALRVLRWWDAPA; from the coding sequence ATGGCATCCGACGACGGCGTCCTCGACTGGCTGCACGACAGCGACCCCGCGCTGCAGTGGAAGGTCGAGCGCGACCTGCTCGACGCACCCGCCGCCGTGTGGGAGGCGACCCGCGCCCGGGTCGCGCGCGAGGGCTTCGGCGCGCAGCTGCTCGCCCGGCAGGACCCGGACGGGCAGTGGGCCGGCGGCGCGCACTTCCCCGCCGACTTCGACGGCAACGACCCTCAGCCCTGGACGGCCACGTCGTGGTCGCTCATGGCATTGCGCGAATGGGGCGTGGATGCCACGGCCCTCCGCCCCGACACCGCGGGGCTCCTCGAGCGCCACGCCCGCTGGGAGTACGAGGATCTTCCGTTCTGGGACGGCGAAGTGGATGCCTGCATCAACTCCTTCACCCTCGCGAGCGGTGCCTGGCTCGGGGCCGACGTGAGTGGCATCCGGGACTGGTTCGTCGAGCACCGCCTGCCCGACGGGGGCTGGAACTGCGAGTGGGTGGAGGGCTCGACGCGGTCGTCGTTCCACTCGACCCTCAACTCGGTGATCGGGATCCTCGACGACGAGTGGCGCACGGGCGGCACCCCCGCCCTGCACGACGCCCGGCGCGGGGCCGAGGAGTACCTGCTCGAGCGGCGGTTGCTGTTCCGCCTCTCCACCGGCGAGAAGCACCGGTGGGCGGACCACCTGGGGTACCCGTTCCGGTTCCGCTACAGCGCGCTCCGCGCCCTCGATCACTTCCGCGCCGCCGCCCTGCACGACGGAACCGCTCCCGATCCGCGGCTCGCCGAGGCGATCGAGCGGGTGCGCGCGACCCGCGACCCCGACGGCACGTGGCACCAGGCCTACCCGCTCGAGGGCCACGAGTGGTTCGCGGTGGACGTGCCGGCGGGCGAGCCGTCGCGGTGGCTGACGTTCTTCGCGCTGCGCGTCCTGCGGTGGTGGGACGCCCCCGCGTGA
- a CDS encoding carboxylesterase/lipase family protein, with translation MDATEPVVATTRGRVRGFTRGGTAVFLGIPFAQAPVGRLRFAAPEPPEPWEGERAATTYGATAQRGDTGITLIPEPSVPGDATLNVNVFAPRDATPDAALPVLVWIHGGGFVSGSPASRWYDGDTFARDGVVTVVISYRLGFDGFGWIDGAPSNRGLRDQIAALEWVRDEIRAFGGDPGRVTIAGQSAGGGSVLALLASPAASGLFQRAMALSPALGAVAAPDARRFADRLAALAAVRPDRDGFATLPEERLLELQRQAQKPERRARLAGLTALLDGGLPLGPMVDGELLPRPPLDALADGASAGIPLVVGATDDEFTMVTARWRKPLRLVPVALALAVLGLGRSRPRAYLARSRRRGAAARLGGYVSDRVIRSVVLRTARARGGDATWVYRFAWPSPPIGFACHCLDVPFWFDHLDADGVTAIAGDAPPTDLAGEMHAAAVGFIRDGDPGWPTWDAATRRGRVFGAAASTPPVEPDAYAEVAPLV, from the coding sequence ATGGATGCCACGGAACCCGTCGTCGCCACCACCCGCGGCCGCGTGCGCGGGTTCACCCGCGGCGGGACGGCGGTGTTCCTCGGCATCCCGTTCGCGCAGGCACCCGTCGGACGGTTGCGGTTCGCCGCCCCGGAACCCCCGGAGCCGTGGGAGGGCGAGCGCGCCGCGACGACCTACGGCGCCACAGCGCAGCGCGGTGACACCGGCATCACGCTCATCCCCGAACCGAGCGTGCCCGGCGACGCCACGCTGAACGTCAACGTCTTCGCGCCGCGGGACGCGACCCCGGATGCCGCCCTCCCGGTGCTCGTCTGGATCCACGGCGGCGGATTCGTGTCGGGGTCGCCCGCGAGCCGCTGGTACGACGGCGACACGTTCGCGCGCGACGGCGTGGTGACGGTGGTGATCTCGTACCGGCTGGGGTTCGACGGCTTCGGCTGGATCGACGGCGCCCCGTCGAACCGCGGGCTCCGCGACCAGATCGCGGCGCTCGAATGGGTGCGCGACGAGATCCGCGCCTTCGGGGGCGATCCCGGCCGCGTGACGATCGCGGGCCAGTCGGCGGGCGGCGGATCCGTGCTCGCGCTGCTGGCGAGCCCCGCGGCATCCGGTCTGTTCCAGCGCGCCATGGCCCTGTCGCCCGCGTTGGGGGCCGTCGCCGCGCCCGACGCGCGCCGGTTCGCCGACCGTCTCGCGGCCCTCGCGGCCGTGCGCCCCGACCGCGACGGCTTCGCCACTCTGCCCGAGGAGCGTCTGCTCGAGCTGCAGCGGCAGGCGCAGAAGCCCGAACGTCGCGCCCGCCTCGCCGGACTCACCGCGCTGCTCGACGGCGGCCTGCCGCTCGGGCCGATGGTGGACGGGGAGCTGCTCCCGCGACCGCCGCTAGACGCCCTCGCCGACGGGGCGTCGGCCGGCATCCCCCTGGTGGTGGGCGCGACCGACGACGAGTTCACGATGGTCACGGCCCGCTGGCGGAAGCCGCTGCGGCTGGTCCCGGTCGCGCTCGCCCTCGCGGTGCTGGGTCTCGGACGCTCCCGGCCACGGGCCTACCTCGCGCGGTCACGACGGCGGGGTGCCGCGGCCCGGCTCGGCGGCTACGTCTCGGACCGGGTCATCCGCTCCGTCGTGCTGCGCACCGCCCGCGCCCGCGGTGGCGACGCGACGTGGGTGTACCGCTTCGCGTGGCCGTCCCCGCCGATCGGGTTCGCGTGCCACTGCCTCGACGTGCCGTTCTGGTTCGACCACCTCGACGCCGACGGCGTCACCGCGATCGCCGGCGACGCGCCACCCACTGACCTCGCCGGCGAGATGCATGCCGCCGCGGTCGGCTTCATCCGGGACGGCGACCCGGGATGGCCGACCTGGGATGCCGCGACCCGCCGCGGGCGCGTGTTCGGCGCC